In the Gymnodinialimonas sp. 202GB13-11 genome, one interval contains:
- a CDS encoding saccharopine dehydrogenase translates to MTHLWVRAEERANERRVGLTPAGAKELLAAGIRVTVEDSPDRIIPTSEYRDAGISIAPQRSWRTAPKDAVIFGLKELPEDTGPLTHRHILFGHAFKEQPSGRHLLDRFKEGGGTLLDLEYLVDETGRRVAAFGFWAGYVGAALSVASWAAQQAGREMPPVTDWPHKEALILHLTDALAAIGHRRPTAIIIGALGRTGTGAAALLEALGVAPTGWDMAETAHGGPFPEILQHDLFLNCILATPGVPVFVPASAKAAPRRLSVIGDIACDPDSDFSPIKVYDRTTTWAEPTLRVADTPPLDVMAIDNLPSLLPLESAQDYAGQLLPSLLDLPNDTKGVWARAEETFRKAL, encoded by the coding sequence ATGACACATCTCTGGGTTCGCGCCGAAGAACGCGCCAATGAGCGTCGTGTCGGGCTGACGCCTGCGGGCGCGAAAGAGCTTCTGGCGGCAGGGATTAGGGTGACGGTCGAAGACAGCCCTGACCGCATTATCCCAACCTCCGAATACCGCGATGCAGGCATCTCCATCGCGCCCCAGCGCAGCTGGCGCACGGCCCCGAAGGACGCGGTCATCTTCGGCCTGAAGGAACTGCCGGAGGATACAGGCCCACTGACGCACCGCCACATCCTTTTCGGCCATGCGTTCAAGGAGCAGCCCTCTGGCCGCCACTTGCTGGACCGGTTCAAGGAAGGCGGCGGCACGCTGCTCGACCTTGAATATCTGGTGGACGAAACAGGCCGCCGCGTCGCCGCCTTTGGCTTCTGGGCGGGCTATGTCGGCGCGGCGCTATCCGTCGCCTCCTGGGCCGCGCAGCAGGCAGGCCGCGAGATGCCGCCCGTCACCGACTGGCCCCATAAAGAGGCGCTGATCCTGCATCTGACCGATGCGCTTGCCGCCATCGGCCATCGCCGCCCCACAGCGATCATCATCGGCGCACTTGGGCGCACGGGCACGGGTGCTGCGGCGTTGCTTGAGGCGCTCGGCGTCGCCCCGACGGGGTGGGACATGGCGGAGACCGCCCATGGCGGGCCGTTCCCCGAAATCCTGCAACACGACCTGTTCCTGAACTGCATCCTCGCCACGCCCGGCGTGCCCGTCTTCGTGCCCGCCAGCGCCAAGGCTGCCCCGCGCCGTCTGTCTGTGATCGGCGACATTGCCTGCGACCCCGACAGCGACTTTTCCCCGATCAAGGTCTACGACCGCACCACCACATGGGCCGAGCCGACCCTGCGCGTGGCTGACACACCGCCGCTCGATGTCATGGCCATCGACAACCTGCCCTCCCTCCTGCCGCTCGAAAGCGCGCAGGATTATGCCGGGCAGCTTTTGCCAAGCCTTCTGGACCTGCCAAACGACACGAAAGGCGTCTGGGCGCGCGCCGAGGAAACCTTCCGCAAGGCGCTTTAA
- a CDS encoding response regulator transcription factor — protein MTQPLVTILDDEPQIRAMLSDALEDAGFRTASFARATEFEAALRRTTPDVCLVDLGLPDRDGLAVVHRLALESGAAIIIISGRAQVQDRVTGLELGADDYIIKPFDPAEVVARVRARLRAPKTPDRAHSTARFNGWTAQFDSYILTAEDGTDTPFSHAEGEVLRLFLEAPKRLISRQQMQESLGGGAGDSFDRAMDVRISRLRTKLREDPKNPRLIKTIYGAGYIFLGDVSWS, from the coding sequence ATGACCCAGCCGCTTGTGACGATCCTTGATGATGAGCCGCAGATCCGCGCCATGCTGTCGGACGCGCTGGAGGATGCTGGGTTTCGAACGGCCAGCTTTGCACGCGCGACCGAATTCGAAGCCGCCCTGCGCCGTACGACGCCCGATGTCTGTCTTGTCGACCTCGGTCTGCCTGACCGTGATGGCCTCGCCGTCGTCCACCGGCTTGCGCTGGAATCCGGCGCGGCGATCATCATCATCTCGGGCCGCGCGCAGGTGCAGGACCGCGTCACCGGCCTTGAATTGGGTGCCGACGATTACATTATCAAACCCTTCGATCCGGCGGAGGTCGTGGCCCGCGTCCGCGCCCGTCTACGCGCCCCCAAAACGCCGGACCGCGCGCATTCAACGGCGCGTTTCAACGGATGGACCGCGCAATTCGACAGCTACATCCTGACCGCCGAAGATGGGACTGACACGCCCTTTTCCCATGCCGAGGGCGAAGTGCTGCGCCTGTTTCTGGAGGCGCCCAAACGCCTGATCTCACGCCAGCAGATGCAGGAGAGCCTTGGCGGCGGGGCCGGCGACAGCTTTGACCGGGCCATGGATGTGCGTATCTCGCGCCTGCGCACTAAGCTGCGGGAAGACCCAAAAAACCCGCGCCTGATCAAAACGATCTATGGCGCGGGCTATATCTTTCTGGGCGATGTCAGCTGGTCTTAG
- a CDS encoding SDR family NAD(P)-dependent oxidoreductase: MREWSGKRYWLVGASEGLGRSLAHCLSRAGVELVLSARTADRLESLVEELPGQARIVTVDVADTESVKAAAEEVGEIDGMVFLAGLGTLIKTQDWDAEKVEQLFDVNLTGAARVIGQVIKPMVDRNAGHIVLTGSLSAYRGLPAAVGYSASKAGLMSLAESMHGDLKDTDINVQIVNPGYIETRMQEDNPYSKPFMMTPDEAAQEVFEHMTTDNFHKAFPFGFSLLFRLSRFMPTAFYEWMFFRR; encoded by the coding sequence ATGCGGGAATGGAGCGGGAAACGCTATTGGCTTGTGGGCGCATCGGAAGGGTTGGGACGGAGCCTCGCCCATTGCCTGAGCCGCGCGGGGGTTGAGCTGGTTCTGTCCGCCCGCACCGCAGACCGGCTTGAAAGCCTTGTCGAAGAGCTTCCCGGCCAGGCCCGCATCGTGACCGTGGATGTGGCGGATACCGAGTCCGTGAAAGCCGCTGCGGAAGAAGTAGGCGAGATTGACGGGATGGTTTTCCTTGCTGGCCTCGGCACGCTGATCAAGACGCAGGATTGGGATGCGGAGAAGGTCGAGCAATTGTTCGACGTGAACCTGACAGGCGCTGCCCGAGTCATCGGGCAAGTCATCAAACCGATGGTCGATCGCAATGCGGGGCATATCGTTTTGACAGGCTCCCTTTCTGCCTATCGCGGGCTTCCGGCGGCGGTGGGCTATTCGGCGTCGAAAGCTGGCCTGATGTCATTGGCGGAGTCGATGCATGGCGATCTGAAGGACACGGACATCAACGTGCAGATCGTGAACCCCGGCTATATCGAGACGCGGATGCAGGAGGATAATCCCTACTCCAAGCCGTTCATGATGACGCCCGACGAGGCCGCGCAGGAGGTGTTCGAGCACATGACCACTGACAATTTCCACAAGGCATTCCCCTTTGGCTTTAGCCTGCTATTCCGCCTGTCGCGCTTCATGCCGACGGCATTCTACGAATGGATGTTCTTCCGCCGATAA
- a CDS encoding ABC transporter ATP-binding protein — MLDNASESYVTADGRTIGAVVMEMKGITLRFGGVEAIKNISFDVREGEIRAIIGPNGAGKSSMLNVISGFYHPQEGEVLYKGKKRPPMKPFQVARQGIARTFQNIALFEGMSVLDNVMTGRLNHMKTGFLSQAMWWGKAEAEETLNRAKAEEIIDFLEIQAIRKTPVGRLPYGLKKRVELARALAAEPQILLLDEPMAGMNVEEKEDMSRFILDVNDEFGTTIVLIEHDMGVVMDLSDRVVVMDYGKKIGDGTPDEVRNNQEVIDAYLGVSHD, encoded by the coding sequence ATGCTTGATAACGCATCAGAAAGCTATGTCACCGCTGATGGCCGCACGATTGGCGCTGTTGTGATGGAGATGAAAGGGATCACCCTTCGGTTTGGCGGGGTTGAGGCGATCAAGAACATCTCGTTTGACGTGCGTGAGGGGGAGATCCGCGCGATCATCGGGCCGAACGGGGCGGGCAAATCCTCGATGCTGAACGTCATCAGCGGCTTCTATCATCCGCAGGAGGGTGAGGTTCTTTACAAGGGCAAGAAGCGCCCGCCGATGAAGCCGTTTCAGGTGGCGCGCCAAGGCATTGCGCGGACCTTCCAGAACATTGCCCTGTTCGAGGGGATGAGCGTTCTGGACAACGTGATGACTGGCCGTCTGAACCACATGAAGACCGGCTTTCTGAGCCAGGCTATGTGGTGGGGCAAGGCCGAGGCCGAGGAAACACTCAATCGCGCAAAGGCCGAGGAAATCATTGATTTCCTTGAGATTCAGGCGATCCGCAAGACGCCCGTGGGACGCTTGCCCTACGGCCTGAAAAAGCGAGTGGAATTGGCCCGTGCACTGGCCGCCGAGCCGCAAATCCTGCTGCTGGATGAGCCTATGGCGGGGATGAACGTGGAGGAGAAGGAAGACATGTCGCGCTTCATCCTCGACGTGAATGACGAGTTCGGCACGACCATTGTTTTGATCGAACATGACATGGGCGTTGTGATGGACCTGTCCGACCGTGTTGTCGTCATGGATTACGGCAAAAAGATCGGCGACGGCACGCCCGACGAGGTGCGCAACAATCAGGAAGTCATCGACGCCTATCTCGGGGTCTCGCATGACTGA
- a CDS encoding branched-chain amino acid ABC transporter permease, whose translation MPDQLIFAMEVTANGLLNGVMYALVALGFVLIFKASGIFNYAQGVMALFAAMTLVGIQQGRVPFGHLINAIFGTDIHYFGWEVPALAAILLTVLIMIAFAYLVQRFVFKHLVGQEPIILFMATIGLAYFLEGVSDLMWGSEIRNLDVGLPQGINDWIDVTTFEALGYGFFIDNLDIAAAIIAAILVMSLIAYSQYTKNGRAMRAVADDHQAALSVGISLNYVWILVWSLAGMVALVAGVMWGSKSGVQFSLSLIALKALPVLMLGGFTSIPGAIVGGLIIGVGEALFEFAVGPLIGGATENWFAYVLALVFLVFRPQGLFGEKIIERV comes from the coding sequence ATGCCTGACCAGTTAATCTTCGCCATGGAAGTCACGGCCAACGGCCTGCTGAACGGCGTGATGTATGCGCTTGTGGCGCTTGGGTTCGTTCTGATCTTCAAGGCGTCTGGTATCTTCAATTACGCGCAGGGCGTGATGGCCCTATTCGCCGCGATGACGCTGGTGGGTATTCAGCAGGGGCGGGTGCCGTTCGGGCATCTAATCAATGCGATTTTCGGGACGGACATCCACTATTTCGGGTGGGAGGTTCCGGCGCTGGCCGCGATCTTGCTGACCGTTCTGATCATGATTGCCTTCGCCTATCTGGTGCAGCGGTTCGTGTTCAAACATCTGGTGGGGCAGGAGCCGATCATTCTGTTCATGGCGACGATTGGATTGGCGTACTTCCTTGAGGGTGTATCGGACCTGATGTGGGGCTCGGAAATCCGCAACCTCGACGTCGGTCTGCCGCAGGGCATCAACGACTGGATCGACGTGACCACGTTCGAGGCGTTGGGCTACGGCTTCTTCATCGACAACCTCGATATTGCGGCGGCGATCATTGCGGCGATTTTGGTGATGAGCCTGATTGCCTATTCGCAATACACCAAGAATGGGCGCGCGATGCGGGCGGTGGCGGATGACCACCAAGCGGCTTTGTCCGTAGGGATTTCGCTGAACTACGTGTGGATTTTGGTCTGGTCGCTGGCGGGTATGGTCGCGCTGGTGGCGGGGGTCATGTGGGGCTCAAAATCGGGCGTGCAGTTCTCGCTATCGCTGATCGCGTTGAAGGCGCTGCCGGTGCTGATGCTGGGCGGGTTCACCTCCATCCCGGGCGCCATCGTGGGCGGTTTGATCATCGGGGTGGGTGAGGCGCTGTTCGAATTCGCAGTCGGCCCGCTGATCGGCGGTGCGACGGAAAACTGGTTCGCCTATGTGCTGGCGCTGGTGTTCCTTGTGTTCCGGCCGCAGGGCCTGTTCGGGGAGAAGATCATTGAGCGGGTTTAA
- a CDS encoding hybrid sensor histidine kinase/response regulator — MPRDRTTESFTRAGLNLIQQALSIYDADLRLAVCNRPFQEMFGLPERLVTPGARFDDTIRYLVDTGEYGQVDDPKAFIADKVDQALAFVAHYVERTRANGRTISVEGSPLPEGGWVTVYTDITSVKRQEALLRARSEELSDQLLTHAEELALTNRRLEATIAQLQEAKAELTEMEARTRLVTEMTPAHIAHVDADGVYTFTNRRLSALLPDRHSDIVGLSFTEALGADTAQLLQDNLARAALGEASVREFTDPATGRRIRSAFTPDETAEGGVYLLSTDVTEEAQARAALLQTHKRELAAQLTSGLAHDFANLLTIILGLQTRLEKMPLPLGAHELTSATRMAVRRGGALLDKIAGMTGSRTVQTAPVVVQDFLDTFTPLARAALPEGVTFQLTNEVPHPALMLDAGSLSDSLLNLVLNARDAMNGTGQITMTLRPVKDTWLEITADDTGAGFSDDALASALDPFFTTKGDEGSGLGLTMVYDLVKLTGGTMRLSNIASGARVSLRLPLKPAEAEARPRLILLVDDMPDLRAGVREILTDLGHQVIEAASAEEAETLADLPGLDWVLSDIKLGGMDGVALCKSIAARHPDLNLALMTSLPAADPLRTEGAARWPVLSKPVTPGDLHRLLNAEAAA, encoded by the coding sequence ATGCCGAGAGACCGCACAACCGAAAGCTTCACACGCGCGGGCCTGAACCTGATCCAGCAGGCTTTGTCGATCTATGACGCCGACCTGCGGCTGGCCGTTTGCAACCGACCTTTTCAGGAAATGTTCGGCCTGCCGGAACGGCTCGTCACACCCGGCGCACGCTTCGATGATACGATCCGCTACCTCGTGGACACCGGCGAATATGGGCAAGTGGACGACCCCAAGGCCTTCATCGCCGACAAGGTCGATCAAGCTCTCGCCTTCGTCGCGCACTACGTCGAACGCACCCGCGCCAATGGCCGTACGATCTCGGTCGAAGGCTCCCCCCTGCCCGAAGGCGGCTGGGTCACGGTCTATACCGATATCACCTCCGTCAAACGGCAGGAGGCGCTCTTGCGCGCCCGGTCCGAAGAACTGTCCGATCAGCTTCTCACTCACGCCGAGGAGCTGGCGCTGACCAACCGGCGGCTGGAGGCCACCATCGCGCAGCTGCAAGAGGCCAAGGCCGAACTGACCGAGATGGAGGCGCGCACCCGTCTGGTCACCGAAATGACCCCCGCCCATATCGCCCATGTGGATGCCGACGGCGTCTATACCTTCACCAACCGCCGCTTGTCGGCGCTGCTGCCCGACCGGCACAGCGATATCGTGGGCCTGAGTTTTACCGAGGCGTTGGGCGCGGACACTGCGCAGCTTCTGCAAGACAACCTCGCCCGTGCCGCCTTGGGCGAGGCGTCCGTGCGCGAATTCACCGACCCCGCCACCGGCCGCCGCATCCGCTCTGCCTTTACGCCCGATGAAACGGCGGAGGGCGGCGTTTACCTGCTCTCCACCGATGTCACGGAAGAGGCGCAGGCCCGGGCCGCGCTGCTGCAAACTCACAAGCGCGAGCTGGCCGCGCAGTTGACCTCTGGCCTTGCCCACGACTTCGCCAACCTACTGACGATTATCCTTGGCCTGCAGACCCGACTGGAAAAGATGCCCCTGCCCCTCGGCGCGCATGAGTTAACGTCGGCCACCCGCATGGCCGTGCGCCGTGGCGGTGCGTTGCTCGATAAGATCGCAGGCATGACCGGCAGCCGCACGGTGCAGACGGCGCCGGTTGTCGTGCAGGATTTCCTCGACACATTTACGCCCCTCGCCCGCGCAGCGTTGCCCGAAGGCGTGACCTTCCAACTGACCAATGAGGTGCCTCACCCCGCCCTCATGCTTGATGCCGGATCGTTGTCGGACAGTCTTTTGAACCTTGTCCTGAACGCCCGCGACGCGATGAACGGCACAGGCCAGATCACCATGACGCTCCGCCCGGTGAAGGATACGTGGCTTGAGATCACCGCCGACGATACCGGCGCGGGGTTCTCTGACGATGCGCTGGCCTCCGCCCTCGACCCGTTTTTCACGACCAAGGGCGATGAAGGCTCCGGTCTTGGCCTGACGATGGTCTACGATCTGGTGAAACTGACCGGCGGCACGATGCGCCTGTCGAACATCGCATCCGGAGCGCGTGTCTCGCTTCGCCTGCCCCTGAAACCGGCAGAGGCCGAGGCGCGGCCCCGCCTGATCCTACTGGTCGACGACATGCCCGACCTGCGCGCAGGCGTGCGTGAGATACTGACCGATCTGGGCCATCAGGTAATCGAAGCCGCCAGCGCGGAGGAGGCTGAGACGCTCGCCGACCTGCCCGGCCTCGATTGGGTCCTATCGGACATCAAACTGGGCGGCATGGATGGTGTCGCCCTTTGCAAAAGCATCGCCGCGCGGCACCCAGACCTGAACCTTGCGTTGATGACGTCACTGCCCGCAGCCGATCCGCTCCGCACCGAAGGCGCAGCCCGCTGGCCCGTCTTGTCCAAACCGGTCACGCCCGGAGACCTGCACAGGCTCCTGAACGCCGAGGCCGCCGCATGA
- a CDS encoding DUF2383 domain-containing protein, whose protein sequence is MATQHAPIPPVTPTESTNTSNDVDAVQKVLTRTLDALAGYDKMLPEAEPEVAPILRKLRETHHSHADQLSAMIVALGGTPETDGSFMSKVNETVVSLRAFFDEIDDDALERVIEGEEWVTDAFGDAAKELPEGHHRDELVKLRGELEEVLKEARVIAD, encoded by the coding sequence ATGGCGACCCAACACGCCCCGATCCCGCCCGTCACGCCCACTGAAAGCACCAACACTTCGAACGATGTGGATGCCGTGCAAAAGGTCCTCACCCGCACGCTGGATGCGTTGGCAGGCTACGACAAGATGCTGCCAGAGGCTGAGCCCGAGGTGGCCCCGATCCTGCGCAAACTGCGCGAGACGCATCACAGCCATGCCGACCAGCTGTCTGCGATGATCGTGGCCCTTGGTGGCACGCCCGAAACGGACGGCTCATTCATGAGCAAGGTCAACGAGACGGTGGTATCCCTGCGCGCCTTCTTTGATGAGATCGACGATGACGCGCTGGAGCGTGTGATCGAAGGGGAAGAATGGGTGACGGACGCCTTTGGTGATGCTGCCAAGGAACTGCCTGAGGGCCATCACCGTGACGAATTGGTTAAGTTGCGGGGCGAATTGGAAGAAGTCCTGAAAGAAGCCCGCGTTATCGCGGACTAA
- a CDS encoding AMP-binding protein, with the protein MGGIDLADIQPSPDAPQSVPALLRRNARQFGQSPAYREKEFGIWQSWTWAETEAEIEALALGFLTLGLNRGDHVAVIGRNRPALYWSMVAVEMAGGVPVPLYQDAVSEEMAYVLDHCGARFVVAGDQEQVDKVIDAQEKGPGIDHTIYLDPRGLRKYDHARLSSFTDVQAKGRAATELKAELATREGELTYDSTCVMLYTSGTTGKPKGVVLSNRNIIEASKSSSEFDDLRRDDEVLAYLPMAWVGDFIFSIGQAYWTGFCVNCPESADTMMTDLREIGPTYFFAPPRVFENLLTSVMIRMEDAGRFKKKLFDRAMARAKEIGPKILDGKAVSGGEKLAYAFDKAMVIGPLKNTLGMSRVRVGYTAGEAIGPEIFDFYRALGINLKQLYGQTEASVFITQQPDSEVRPDTVGVPSPGVELKIGENGEVFYRSPGTFVEYYKNPESTADTKDPEGWVATGDAGFIEEDTGHLRILDRAKDVGKTANGGLFAPKYVENKLKFYPDILESVVFGNEREFCTAFINIDLTAVGNWAERNNIAYASYQELAGHPQVLASIQSHVEAVNRSVAEDPMLAHCQIARFLVLHKELDADDGELTRTRKVRRRIIEEKFGDLIEALYDGSSEKYTETEVTYEDGRKGKISATLEIRDAATVGVETAQMAAE; encoded by the coding sequence ATGGGAGGAATAGATTTGGCCGATATTCAACCGTCTCCGGACGCGCCCCAATCCGTGCCCGCGCTGCTGCGCCGGAACGCCCGCCAGTTCGGACAAAGCCCCGCCTACCGCGAAAAGGAATTCGGCATCTGGCAAAGCTGGACCTGGGCCGAGACCGAGGCGGAGATCGAGGCGCTGGCGCTTGGCTTCCTGACGCTTGGCTTGAACCGGGGCGACCATGTTGCCGTGATCGGGCGCAACCGGCCCGCATTATATTGGTCGATGGTTGCGGTTGAGATGGCGGGCGGCGTGCCCGTGCCGCTCTATCAGGACGCGGTGTCGGAAGAGATGGCCTATGTGCTGGATCATTGCGGCGCGCGGTTCGTTGTGGCCGGCGATCAGGAGCAGGTCGACAAGGTCATCGACGCGCAGGAAAAAGGGCCGGGGATTGATCACACCATCTACCTCGACCCACGCGGCCTGCGGAAATACGACCATGCGCGGCTGAGTTCTTTCACCGATGTACAGGCCAAGGGACGTGCTGCGACGGAGTTGAAGGCGGAGCTTGCTACACGTGAGGGCGAGCTGACTTACGACAGCACCTGCGTGATGCTTTATACGTCCGGTACGACGGGCAAGCCCAAGGGCGTGGTCCTGTCGAATCGCAACATCATCGAAGCCTCCAAGTCGTCGAGTGAGTTCGATGATCTGCGCCGCGATGATGAGGTTCTGGCCTACCTTCCAATGGCGTGGGTGGGTGATTTCATCTTCTCGATCGGGCAGGCGTATTGGACGGGGTTCTGCGTAAATTGCCCGGAGAGCGCGGACACGATGATGACCGACCTGCGTGAGATCGGGCCGACCTATTTCTTCGCGCCGCCGCGTGTGTTCGAGAACCTGCTCACCAGTGTCATGATCCGGATGGAGGATGCGGGGCGGTTCAAGAAGAAACTGTTCGACCGCGCCATGGCGCGCGCCAAGGAGATCGGGCCGAAGATTCTGGACGGCAAGGCGGTGAGTGGTGGTGAAAAGCTCGCCTATGCCTTCGACAAGGCGATGGTGATCGGGCCGCTGAAAAACACGCTCGGCATGAGCCGGGTGCGCGTGGGCTACACGGCGGGGGAAGCGATCGGGCCGGAGATCTTCGATTTCTACCGGGCACTCGGGATCAACCTGAAGCAGCTATACGGGCAGACGGAGGCCAGCGTCTTCATCACCCAACAGCCCGATAGCGAAGTGCGGCCTGACACAGTGGGTGTGCCCTCACCAGGCGTGGAGTTGAAGATCGGCGAGAATGGCGAGGTCTTCTATCGCTCACCCGGGACGTTTGTTGAGTATTACAAGAACCCGGAAAGCACGGCCGATACGAAGGACCCGGAAGGTTGGGTCGCTACGGGTGACGCGGGCTTCATCGAGGAAGATACCGGCCATTTGCGCATTCTTGACCGTGCAAAGGACGTTGGCAAAACGGCGAATGGCGGGCTGTTTGCTCCGAAATATGTGGAGAACAAGCTGAAGTTCTACCCCGATATTCTGGAATCCGTGGTCTTCGGAAATGAGCGGGAGTTCTGTACGGCCTTCATCAACATCGACCTGACGGCGGTGGGCAACTGGGCCGAGCGCAATAACATTGCCTATGCCTCTTATCAGGAGCTTGCGGGGCATCCGCAGGTGCTCGCCTCGATCCAGAGCCATGTTGAGGCGGTGAACCGCTCGGTCGCGGAAGACCCGATGCTGGCCCATTGCCAGATCGCGCGGTTCCTGGTGCTGCACAAGGAACTGGATGCCGACGATGGAGAGCTGACCCGGACGCGCAAGGTGCGGCGGCGGATCATTGAAGAGAAGTTCGGGGATCTGATCGAGGCGCTCTATGACGGGTCGAGCGAGAAATACACCGAGACGGAAGTGACTTACGAGGATGGCCGAAAGGGCAAGATCTCGGCCACGTTGGAAATCCGCGATGCCGCGACGGTTGGTGTCGAAACGGCACAAATGGCGGCGGAATGA
- a CDS encoding branched-chain amino acid ABC transporter permease, whose protein sequence is MLYREAGDFSTTYSQDNQTFPIKFDRMGYYVALLVGAVVIPFLINDYWANSLLIPFLIYAIAAIGLNILTGYCGQVSLGTGGFMAVGAYTSYKLMTAFPGLDMISITLLSGLMTAMVGVAFGLPSLRIKGFYLAVATLAAQFFLVWMFNKVPWFFNYSASGQISAPERDFFYFINLPVTGPNAEAWVKYLFCFLFVFVLSWVARNLTRGTIGRQWMAIRDMDIAAEIIGVNPLKAKLTAFAVSSFYVGVSGALLFTVYLGAVEVGEVYGITKSFLVLFMIIIGGLGSIFGSFAGAAFMVLLPVFLKLLLVDGLGFDTALSAHFQFVIVGALIMFFLIVEPHGLARLWSLAKEKLRLWPFPH, encoded by the coding sequence ATGCTGTATCGTGAGGCGGGTGATTTTTCGACCACCTATAGCCAGGACAATCAGACGTTCCCGATCAAGTTCGACCGGATGGGCTACTACGTGGCCCTGTTGGTTGGTGCAGTCGTCATTCCGTTCCTGATCAACGACTATTGGGCCAATTCGCTGCTGATCCCGTTCCTGATCTACGCGATTGCGGCGATTGGGCTGAACATTCTGACGGGCTATTGCGGGCAGGTGTCGCTTGGCACGGGCGGGTTCATGGCGGTGGGCGCCTACACGTCCTACAAGCTGATGACGGCGTTTCCGGGGCTCGACATGATCTCGATCACGCTCCTGTCGGGGCTGATGACGGCGATGGTCGGCGTGGCTTTTGGTTTGCCGTCGCTTCGGATCAAAGGCTTTTACCTAGCCGTGGCGACGTTGGCGGCGCAGTTCTTCCTTGTGTGGATGTTCAACAAAGTGCCGTGGTTCTTCAACTACTCGGCCTCGGGCCAGATCAGCGCGCCGGAGCGGGATTTCTTCTATTTCATCAACCTGCCGGTGACGGGCCCGAATGCGGAGGCGTGGGTGAAGTACCTGTTCTGCTTCCTGTTCGTGTTCGTGCTGAGCTGGGTGGCGCGGAACCTGACGCGTGGCACGATCGGGCGGCAGTGGATGGCGATCCGGGATATGGACATCGCGGCGGAGATCATCGGGGTGAACCCGCTGAAGGCGAAGCTGACGGCATTTGCGGTGTCCTCGTTCTACGTGGGCGTTTCGGGCGCGCTGCTCTTCACCGTCTATCTGGGCGCGGTCGAAGTGGGTGAGGTTTACGGCATCACCAAGAGCTTCCTCGTGCTGTTCATGATCATCATCGGCGGGCTGGGCTCGATCTTCGGCTCGTTTGCGGGGGCGGCGTTCATGGTGTTGTTGCCGGTGTTCCTGAAGCTATTGCTGGTCGATGGGCTTGGCTTTGACACGGCGCTCTCGGCGCATTTCCAATTCGTCATCGTGGGCGCCCTGATCATGTTCTTCCTGATCGTGGAGCCGCATGGGCTGGCGCGGCTTTGGTCGCTGGCCAAGGAGAAACTGAGATTGTGGCCGTTCCCGCACTAG
- a CDS encoding DUF3775 domain-containing protein: MEISARAVAQVILMGHELERAEGELRGFVERLGREEQAELVALFWVGRGSFEAEDFAEALSTARAEATVPTVDYLMGSPHFADHLEAGAEAMGLDVAGQEEDLL; the protein is encoded by the coding sequence ATGGAAATCTCAGCACGGGCCGTGGCGCAGGTGATCCTGATGGGCCACGAATTGGAGCGCGCGGAGGGGGAGTTGCGCGGTTTCGTGGAGCGCCTTGGACGGGAAGAGCAGGCCGAACTGGTGGCACTCTTCTGGGTCGGGCGCGGGTCGTTCGAGGCGGAGGACTTCGCCGAGGCTTTATCCACCGCGCGGGCCGAGGCCACCGTTCCAACCGTTGACTACCTGATGGGCAGCCCGCATTTCGCCGACCATCTTGAGGCGGGGGCGGAGGCGATGGGCCTCGACGTGGCGGGGCAGGAGGAAGATCTGCTTTAA